The proteins below are encoded in one region of Maribacter aestuarii:
- a CDS encoding STAS/SEC14 domain-containing protein: MSVGSAKKKIIVREYELEIGTVQVYNDYMVSMFDEGATLTLERAYQIIGISEIHFRDRNFGFISLRKNSYAIDPTIYNYLKELDNLKAFAIVSVKEIDMHNFKIEKLFYKKPMKFFIEFDNALKWVKRRVRTK; encoded by the coding sequence ATGAGCGTTGGATCTGCGAAGAAAAAGATAATTGTTAGAGAGTATGAATTGGAAATAGGAACGGTACAGGTATACAATGATTATATGGTATCAATGTTTGATGAAGGGGCAACCTTAACTTTGGAGCGCGCCTACCAAATAATCGGAATTTCAGAAATTCATTTTAGGGATAGAAATTTTGGCTTCATAAGTCTGCGCAAAAATTCCTATGCCATTGATCCAACCATCTATAATTATCTTAAAGAACTAGATAATTTAAAAGCTTTTGCTATTGTCTCGGTGAAGGAAATTGATATGCACAACTTCAAAATAGAAAAGCTTTTCTACAAAAAACCCATGAAGTTCTTTATAGAATTTGATAACGCACTTAAGTGGGTTAAACGAAGGGTAAGAACTAAATAA
- a CDS encoding NAD(P)H-hydrate dehydratase yields MKLFTAEQIYSADKFTIEKQQITSDELMERAAIQIFNWMHLRLQGAPVKIHLFCGIGNNGGDGIALARHLQEHGYDISVYVVNYSKKRSKDFLINMERLKERKVWPEFLDSDCEFPPIGKEDIILDAIFGIGLNRPPADWVVKLIAHLHKSQAFILSVDIPSGLFTDKVPKNKEAVVKANYVLSFQAPKLVFFLPETGIYLKQWEVLDIGLDKEFLGNTETQHQLIAKNEVLALYIPRAKYSHKGTYGHSLIVGGSYGKIGAVQLAAKSALQIGSGLVTAYLPKCGYHSIQTSAPEVMVITDGEEVISNIDINIKPNAVGLGMGMGTEKDTLNALQTFLKDNTLPLVIDADGLNMLAEHKELLSLLPKESILTPHPKELERLIGKWKDDFDKLNKTKTFSKKYNCIVVIKGAHTITVHQDKGYVNTTGNPGMATAGSGDVLAGALTGLIAQEYSPLNAAIFGVYLHGKAGDTAVEKTGYQALTASDLIESFGDAYLDLFKLPDPPQKEEKKSE; encoded by the coding sequence ATGAAGCTTTTTACCGCAGAACAAATCTATTCCGCTGATAAATTCACAATTGAAAAACAGCAGATTACCAGCGATGAGTTAATGGAACGCGCCGCCATACAAATTTTTAACTGGATGCACTTACGTTTGCAGGGAGCACCCGTTAAAATTCATTTGTTCTGCGGTATTGGCAATAACGGAGGCGATGGTATTGCATTGGCCCGGCATTTACAGGAGCATGGTTACGACATTAGTGTTTATGTAGTTAATTACAGTAAGAAACGTTCCAAGGATTTTCTAATAAACATGGAACGCCTTAAAGAACGCAAAGTGTGGCCCGAGTTTTTGGATTCCGATTGTGAATTTCCACCAATTGGAAAAGAAGATATTATCTTAGACGCCATATTCGGTATCGGGTTGAATAGGCCTCCAGCTGATTGGGTCGTAAAATTGATTGCCCATTTGCATAAATCGCAAGCTTTCATTCTTTCCGTAGACATACCATCAGGATTGTTTACCGATAAGGTGCCTAAAAATAAGGAAGCTGTTGTTAAGGCCAACTATGTGCTGAGCTTTCAAGCCCCGAAATTAGTTTTCTTCCTTCCCGAAACGGGAATCTATTTGAAGCAATGGGAGGTTTTGGACATTGGACTGGACAAAGAGTTCTTAGGAAATACCGAAACGCAACATCAATTAATAGCCAAAAACGAGGTGCTAGCACTATATATCCCACGAGCTAAATATTCGCATAAGGGCACTTATGGACATAGTTTGATAGTAGGTGGGAGTTATGGAAAAATAGGCGCAGTACAATTGGCGGCAAAATCAGCTTTACAGATAGGAAGTGGTTTGGTTACCGCCTACTTGCCAAAATGTGGATACCACAGTATACAAACTTCGGCACCAGAGGTAATGGTCATTACGGATGGAGAGGAAGTTATTTCAAATATCGATATCAATATTAAACCAAATGCAGTTGGCCTTGGAATGGGCATGGGAACAGAAAAGGATACGCTTAATGCTTTACAGACTTTTTTGAAGGACAACACACTCCCCTTAGTAATTGATGCGGACGGTTTGAATATGTTGGCCGAGCACAAGGAATTATTATCCCTACTGCCCAAAGAATCAATCCTAACGCCGCATCCTAAAGAATTGGAAAGATTGATAGGGAAATGGAAGGACGATTTTGATAAACTCAACAAAACCAAAACCTTTTCAAAAAAATATAATTGTATAGTTGTTATAAAAGGTGCCCATACAATTACTGTACATCAAGACAAAGGATACGTAAATACTACGGGTAACCCTGGTATGGCAACGGCAGGTAGTGGAGATGTTTTGGCCGGAGCTTTAACGGGACTTATAGCACAGGAATATTCACCTTTGAATGCCGCTATTTTTGGGGTGTACCTTCATGGTAAGGCTGGAGATACTGCTGTGGAGAAAACAGGTTATCAAGCGCTTACAGCTTCTGATCTAATTGAGAGCTTCGGCGATGCATATTTGGACCTTTTTAAACTTCCTGATCCGCCGCAAAAAGAGGAAAAAAAGTCTGAATAA
- the thrA gene encoding bifunctional aspartate kinase/homoserine dehydrogenase I translates to MRVLKFGGSSVASPENIVKIKNIIADYDDTIVVVVSAFGGITDELLAAGALAAKQDIEYRNTLKTIENRHLSAIKTLIPVTAQSGLLSKVKSELNILETLLEGAFLIGEITEKLSDKIVGYGELLSSYIISEYFMSENMNCGYVDSRKLIKTFKANGKNNVDFKTTNANCTEHFNQSGKEIIVCPGFIASSKNGDSTTLGRGGSDYTAAIYAAAIDAEMLEIWTDVSGMFTANPKMVKQAKTIPHISYEEAMELSHFGAKVLYPPTIQPVLAKGISIVIKNTFSPEEKGTLITQSKNEKGKTVRGISHIGNMGLLSLEGPGMVGIPGISKRFFEVLSQADISVVLITQASSEHSICVGISADDIEKAKEVVNEAFVYEIERGRIRSVQPEKDLAIVALVGDNMKSHQGLSGKMFSTLGKNNVNIRVIAQGASERNISCVIDEKDVKKALNALHEEFFEENVKQLNLFVMGVGNVGSKFLNQIKLQRKYLKDNLKLNVRVIGISNSRTMIFDEKGIDLNSWEKTLASGEKAEKDQFFHQVNSLNFRNSIFVDNTASEAVSSTYRAYLGNSISVVTCNKIACSSNYENYATLKTLAREYNAPFLFETNVGAGLPIIDTLKHLIASGDKILKIQAVLSGSLNFVFNNFNDKTTFHDVVKQAQEEGYTEPDPKIDLSGIDVMRKILILARESGNVLEIDDIENKSFLPEESLKSENNEDFFKSLVKYESEFQDIYNKAAANNSKLKYVAQFQDGRASVSLQEIPKGHDFYNLEGSDNIVLFYTERYPNQPLIIKGAGAGADVTASGIFADVIRIGNF, encoded by the coding sequence ATGAGAGTTTTAAAATTTGGTGGTTCCTCGGTAGCCAGCCCAGAAAATATTGTTAAAATAAAAAATATCATCGCCGATTACGATGATACCATTGTAGTGGTGGTTTCCGCCTTTGGTGGAATAACCGATGAACTTTTAGCCGCAGGTGCCCTTGCCGCAAAGCAGGACATTGAATATAGGAATACCCTTAAAACCATAGAAAATAGGCATTTGAGCGCTATTAAGACCTTAATCCCGGTTACCGCCCAAAGCGGGTTACTTAGTAAAGTCAAAAGTGAACTTAACATTTTGGAAACCCTCTTGGAGGGCGCATTTCTCATTGGAGAAATTACGGAGAAACTTTCCGATAAGATAGTAGGCTACGGGGAACTATTATCTTCATATATCATCAGCGAGTACTTTATGAGCGAGAATATGAATTGTGGGTACGTGGACAGTAGGAAGCTTATAAAAACTTTTAAAGCAAATGGTAAAAATAACGTGGATTTTAAAACTACGAATGCCAATTGTACCGAACACTTTAACCAATCCGGTAAAGAAATAATAGTCTGTCCTGGTTTTATTGCTTCATCCAAAAATGGGGATTCCACTACTCTTGGCCGCGGCGGATCAGATTACACAGCGGCCATATATGCCGCTGCAATAGACGCAGAAATGTTAGAGATATGGACAGATGTGAGCGGGATGTTCACCGCCAATCCGAAAATGGTTAAACAGGCGAAGACTATTCCTCATATTTCTTATGAGGAGGCGATGGAACTCTCTCATTTTGGAGCCAAAGTGCTGTATCCACCGACAATACAACCGGTATTGGCCAAGGGAATATCGATTGTAATAAAAAATACGTTTAGCCCAGAGGAAAAAGGTACGTTGATTACGCAGTCCAAAAATGAAAAAGGAAAAACGGTACGCGGTATTAGCCATATTGGCAACATGGGCTTACTGTCTTTGGAAGGTCCTGGAATGGTTGGGATTCCGGGGATATCCAAACGATTTTTTGAAGTGCTTTCCCAAGCGGATATTAGTGTAGTTCTTATCACGCAGGCATCTTCCGAACATTCTATTTGTGTGGGGATTTCTGCGGATGATATTGAAAAGGCCAAGGAGGTTGTGAACGAGGCCTTTGTCTACGAAATTGAACGGGGAAGGATAAGAAGCGTACAGCCCGAAAAGGACCTTGCCATAGTTGCCTTAGTAGGAGACAACATGAAAAGTCACCAAGGATTAAGCGGTAAGATGTTCAGTACTCTTGGAAAGAACAATGTTAATATCAGGGTTATTGCACAGGGCGCCTCTGAAAGGAACATTTCTTGCGTAATTGATGAAAAGGATGTGAAGAAGGCATTGAATGCCTTGCATGAGGAATTCTTTGAGGAAAATGTAAAGCAATTAAACCTTTTCGTGATGGGTGTTGGTAATGTTGGCTCCAAATTCCTGAACCAGATTAAATTACAGCGAAAGTACTTAAAGGATAACTTGAAATTGAATGTAAGGGTCATTGGCATATCCAATTCAAGGACCATGATCTTTGACGAAAAGGGCATCGACTTAAATTCATGGGAAAAAACACTGGCAAGTGGTGAGAAGGCGGAGAAAGACCAGTTCTTCCATCAAGTGAATTCCTTAAACTTCCGAAATAGTATTTTTGTCGACAATACGGCGAGTGAAGCGGTTTCCTCTACTTACAGGGCTTATTTAGGTAATAGTATCTCTGTAGTCACCTGTAATAAAATTGCCTGTTCGTCAAATTATGAAAATTATGCAACTTTAAAGACGCTGGCCCGCGAATATAACGCACCATTTTTGTTTGAAACTAATGTTGGTGCTGGATTGCCCATTATTGATACATTGAAACACCTCATAGCTTCAGGAGATAAAATATTAAAAATTCAAGCGGTGTTATCCGGAAGTTTAAATTTTGTCTTTAACAATTTCAATGACAAAACCACTTTCCATGATGTGGTGAAACAAGCTCAAGAGGAAGGTTACACCGAACCGGACCCAAAAATAGACCTTAGCGGAATTGATGTGATGCGAAAAATATTAATCTTAGCCAGAGAAAGTGGGAATGTTTTGGAAATAGATGATATTGAGAACAAGTCGTTTTTACCGGAAGAAAGTCTTAAGTCTGAGAATAATGAGGATTTCTTCAAATCCTTGGTCAAGTACGAAAGTGAATTTCAAGATATATATAACAAGGCGGCGGCTAACAACAGTAAACTTAAATACGTTGCACAATTTCAGGATGGAAGGGCAAGTGTTAGTTTACAGGAAATTCCTAAAGGACATGACTTCTATAATTTAGAAGGAAGTGACAATATTGTACTCTTCTATACAGAAAGATATCCCAATCAG